The following nucleotide sequence is from Siniperca chuatsi isolate FFG_IHB_CAS linkage group LG2, ASM2008510v1, whole genome shotgun sequence.
CTTGCACCGAACAGGAAGAAGTTCTTTCATCACCCTCTGAACATTATCGACATGGTGTCTGTGGCTCCCATCTACATCACCCTGGTCTTTGACATGACTGTGGGATCAGAGTCTGAGCTGGGAGACCTGGGACGACTCATACAGGTTtagaatgttttatttgttactgtatgtaaattaaatgtagttatgtaaaacattttaatgaaaaaaataccaaattcTCTCCCGTGCAAATGGAAAGTTAAATTTATAGTCGGTTTAACACACTCAGAGGTTCTACTACTTGTTCAGTTATAATCAGCAGCTAATGATATTTTGTTACAGATATAGCTGTGTAACGTTACTGAGTCAGTCTGCTTTAATGTCAAagatacagtaaaacaaaaagtaaaccTAGACAAGTGCATCCCACagcagaaaaatgcaaatacCAACACGCAGAACACTCGATACGCACTTTTCCTAATACTGCTTGGAAGCGGTATTCAGAGCCAAGCGTATCCCACAATTCACGAGTCACATCAGTCCAGCTGTTGGCAGAAGTGCGCCTATAGGCTGGTTTTACCAACATTAGTCAACAGACATGAAGAAGTTTAAGTTCATGTCACGTTGGAGTCGGTGAATGTAATTATTCACGTCCAAACACTACAAAGTTACGGCAGAATTGCCACACGTAATATTAACAATGTGTTCTTCTCAATGAGACTGACATCGCATATCTGACAACATGAATATTAGATATACCCTTTTATAAAAGATTTAGAGAAATATGTTCCATTGTTTTCAGACAGAAACCACTCAAAATAATATCACGTTGTCTCCTGTATATGCAGTAGACCTATTCATTGTATTCCTCCTCTGAGCTTCTGAATGTGCATTTCTTTTAATTGTCATCTGATTTATGTTTGATCCTATTTATTTGTTCCAACACATCTTCTGAGCTGGATTGTGTCATGTACAGTGTTTTATTTGCGTGATGTCCTTATTAATCAAGTCCTGTCCCAGTCAGTTCTGATAAACCTTCACACGCTCGTGGTCTTGACGGGCATTTGGGCTCTGAGGCAGTCACCACAAATACTTTTATTGGGACAGACTAatgatgacatcattaaaaTGACTAACTTAGATTCTTGGGAAATGTAGGGAAATTCAGTGTGCCATTATCCAATAATTACCACTTGTATAGACtctttttaaaggtttttatgAGAAAGATGGATTGAaatgtctctctcgctctctctcaggtgTTCCGGTTAATGAGGATCTTCAGGGTTTTGAAGCTGGCCCGACACTCGACAGGACTGCGGTCACTGGGAGCGACACTTCGGGTGAGTCAGAACATTTGACTTTCTGACTCGGGGCAGACACACAGTGACATTCACCAACCGTGGAAACCTCTCgggaagaataaaaacaatgcgattgattttttattttattttgtttgtgacattttgggTGATGGGTTGTGAGCAGATGTACGTCTGAGCTGatatgtcacacacacatttaaaggtGGAAAAAAACGCTGTTGTGCTTTTTTTGAAGATGTGGTTTTGATTTTCAGCGATTTGCAGAGGGTTTGGGCTTTAGGGCCACGCTGCAGGCAGcttgagacaaaaaaagacGATTGAACATAACAAACAGTTGAACATTGAGACAACTATTGTACAGCAACATCTATAGTGTTTCCTTGTGCTTTATGTTCCATAATATACtcaatcattttgttttgtgattcattattgattagtcATTGGAGACAGCATCTattatgtataaaaatatgacaaaatgcTTTTTGATCAGGTGCAGGCATCTTCTAAACAGGCGAACAAGCCTTTAAAATACTAATAGATGACTGAGACATCATTATGAATCCTTCCTGCACCTGGTTGGATGATTTTACTTCTGAAAGAGccatcattgtttttcttttttcaggttTTCATGCTCAAAAAGCATTTGGACAACTGTGGaaacttgtttgtttggtttcatCTAAACCAGCGAGCGTAAATGGCATCTGAATACATTTGAGGCAAAGGAATGAAGGAACAGGACATGCGGATGCAGAGTTGTGCCTCTGTAGCATCTAGTTTTAGTGGTTTCATGATGTTCAGGTGTTTGAAGAAACACCAAAACATCCTCAGTTTAATTTCAAAAGTGCTGCTCATTGCTGTCATGAGAACGACTGCTGGAGAACTTATAGCTCGGCCCAGTTGGTTCCCAAACTAAAGCAGTGAAAACTGCGCTTGTGTATCACGTTCAAGTGTCACGCTGGGAAACAGGaagaggacccaaatgcagacagagcaggttcaattcaaactgtttttaatgaaaagaacGACGCTCACTCAGgttacaggcaggcagtcaaAAAAAGGGTCCAACAGGGAGCCGACAAAAACCAAAATCCTAAAGTCCATAAACGAAGGTACACAAGAAACCTGTgatcaggtaggggagacaacgacgCAGATGAAGCCAgttgacacaggtgaaaacaatcacagcaatcaaagacaggaagcaaaaccaccagacacaagagggaggcagaatattacaaaataaaacaggaaataaccaaacacaaacccaaaaccatgacattgtGAGATTCAGGCTGGATTTCTGAAGGCATCTGTGTGCAGTGATATTTTGCTCGATTACATGATGccaacatttatatttgaagTCGTCTTTTACTTTAACTTCTACAAACAGGGATTGTCTGCGTACAGTAAAGGACTTCTCTCCTTTGTCACGACTTTTGACGCCAAATCAGTTCAGTCAGACGTTTTGTGGTTACATCTAATGTCATTCCTCTGTACCATCCCATGTGAAGTGAATCAGTTACACCAGCAGAGATGTTGTATCTGACGCAGAATCAGTTACCACGATCTGTGCAGCTGCCACTGGGTTACATCTGCCTCCTCCCTCGACATGAGATGTAAAGTATCTGAGACAATCTCATCTATCATAACAGAGGCCGAGGAGAACACTGTCTGTGTATAAAACATCAGTATGCATGACTTTAATGCAAATGGATAAATCACTGTCTTAAAtaattagttttagtttttaaaatgttgctggTTTACTGGATTCGGatgtattatatttacatttagattAAAGTAGCACTTTAATAAATCCTCCTGATTCGTGAGCAGCATCAGGAGTGAAACACGGAGAGTTGTTTTGGTCTCTTCCCTGCAAATCAACTAATGTAAAACCCCAAACATAAGATATTAGTTTAAGTCTGAGCCAGAGTACTTCAAATCTGGACACAGTGACTGGGTTTGAATCGCAGCTGATGTCCGTACAGTTACGAAGCTTTAACTcgaaaacacaataaatatatttagaaaaGCGAAATGTCACCCGATGAaaagactgagagaaagaaagtaacaGGTTCATTCGGTCGGGAATTTTACTTTAATGCCGGTTGTTGCCGGAAGAACGCCATTTCTCCATCAGTggaatgttttttatgttgGGACTCTGAAGGCACTGACAGTACTGTACTTCATCTGTGCAGGTGAAGCATTACGGTACTGTACTTTAAATTACAGCTAATGTTCCTCCTgcttttctatttatttcaaTTCCATACATAcagttcaaaacacaaacattacagGAATTTGCAGGATTACTTTAGAAGGGTGGTTATACAGCGTAGATTTTATTCTGCAGTAATGTGCTTTCTTCAGAGCGTAGAGCAAAAAGCTTTGcaaaatcaagtaaaataaTTCATACGAAATAGTTAGTATGCATCATCGTTAAATCATGTGATTTCACAATATACATACAACATTTTATAAGGTTTTAAAAAGCTAAACGCTTCGGATTACAGCTCGTGAGTTACAGTGTAAACACTGTGGAAATGTGAGGTACCAATGAAATACTTGCTGAGTACAAGTGAGAACTAAATTACACTGTAAGTACTTTTTTAATTACTCAGTAAATATTGAATAATTATAAGGCACAAACAGGGTACCAGCAGGCTTAGCCTGTATATCTAACTACATGCAAAACTTTATAAAACTACACTATAATTACAGTGAAAGGGGAGTGAACAAAggaacactttattttacagcccagttaataatacatacatacttaaatACTATTTAAAAACCTTTTGCTTTGCAATTTCCCAAAgtaatttataataaatatatcataatttcaaaataaatgatgaataatTTCATTTCAATGTCAACAGTCACCCAGTAATAATATCTTGTAATCTTTAATaggtcatttaaaaaacaaaaagtcccTTTTAAACACTAAGTTGTTAAGTTAGCTTTGAATAATCGCCACGATCTGGGAACAAATGAGACATTCTGgctttgaactgcctgtggggaGACTGAACATGGAAGAGCCCGTTCTCGATTAAAAGCTGTTTCTacgtttctctttttaaaacagCCGTGTGAACGTCTCTCGTCTCGTCTcgtctctccctgtgtgtgtggacctcactcactgactcgactcCCGGGCCCCTAAACTAAcgccgtaaaggctagaaaagctgcgccggtTAAAACAGAAacgtcaaaatgtaataattgagaaagtgcagcagcagcatgactgAGGCAGAAATGAACACAGCTTGGAGAAATTGTTTGGAGCTATTATTGTGTCTATTATTTTGTGGCcttttttgcaaatattttttttactggtgGAAGTTTACCTTgtaaaaaatgtgtgtaatgtgtatgCATATTGTTGTAAAATCACATAATTCAAAAATTGCACACTAACTCTATTGTATGAAGTATTTCAATTCAACGCTCTAAAGCGAaattttataaataatttataaaaaatgttgacgtttgctgtttttgctttctctttgaaatgaaaacaacaaaataaaacaaaataatctgaaatgttTAGTGCTAAACATCGTGTCTTTTAGAGAGTACCCAGAGTGAATTACAGGACAATTTAGTCAAAATCTCAATGTActtcttctctgctcttctagacagaaagaaagtgtttcccaacatgtttttcctctccAGTAAACCCAAAGAGACAATAAGTCGTGCAACAGGAAGCAACAGGAAATGTGGTCTTACTTTCTAGATACTTTTGTCGTGCGATAAAGACGACCAAACATCTCCACTATGGCCTCACTTGGTTTATCGGAAATACACAGAGGATTTGACAGCTGGTACATGGAGGTTTGCAGCTGTAAACGGGGTTAAAAGATGAGAGCTCCAGACATCAACGCTTTAATTCCCCCGCTGTTCCTGAGCTGGAGCCATTTAAAGTTTCTAACAACTTCCCTCCATCTTGTATCTGCAGCACAGTTACCGTGAGGTCGGCATCCTGCTGCTGTACCTGGCTGTCGGAGTGTCCGTCTTCTCTGGTATCGCTTACACCGCTGAGTATGAAGAGGTAAACTCTGACTGATGTTTGATGAAGCTGATGCCTCACTTTGACTCGTTACTCTGtacttaattaattttaattcgCATTTCGGCCAGTGAGGTTTTGTtatacttcctgtctgtttgtctgtaagCTGTTTCTCAAACACGCACGAACCTATTTACATGATACTTGGGTAATTGATCTTGGTACGGGTGCAAGAAGTAATTCATTAGAAAATTGATTAGATATTATTGGTATTTGGATTCAGATCCAGAAAGTTTATTGTCCATCACAGTGtaattcatttttgtctttggcGTGACTCATgaatagtatatatatattatataaataaaaaaacagtgcaCACAGACATAGAGAGTAAAATATGGTATTACTGCCATGACACAATTATTAGTTTTTTAGccataatattaaaaaaatgttaatttactttaaaattcatttaatttaatttattatactTAATTCCAACATCTGTTTGCAAGAGATGAATTGAACtgataatataagtaataatgTGTTTGGTTACAAGAGTAAATTATTGCTGAATTGCTCAGCGATGGCAGAACTTTTGTTATTCAGGCAGTCACGTTTTCTGACATGAACGTCACGtggccttttttattttgaatgtatgTGTTGATGCGTAAAAACCTTATTTGAAATATGTAACCACGTAAATATAAAGCACCGCCGTCTGTTTCCAGGATGTGGGTCTGGACACCATCCCGGCCTGCTGGTGGTGGGGGACGGTGAGCATGACCACGGTGGGCTACGGGGACGTGGTGCCCGTCACGGTGGCCGGGAAGCTGGCGGCCAGCGGCTGCATTCTGGGCGGCACCCTGGTGGTGGCGCTGCccatcaccatcatcttcaACAAGTTCTCCCACTTCTACCGCCGGCAGAAAGCTCTGGAGGCGTCGGTCAGGAACAACAACCGCAGGAAGATGAGAATGAGCTGCGAGAAGGAGCCGGAGGAGGACAAGGATGACGAGGAAGAGGGATCGGACGGGGACAGCCGGTGTCTGGACGACGATGATACCGATGATATCGAGGAGGACGATATAGATTATGAAGATGAAGGAGGTGTAATCAATTATAGCTACGTGGAACATTCTTCCTTCACGTCAATACTGAGGAGGAAGGAGCTGCATCACCTGTGAGGGAGAGCTCAACCTGCTGAAGGCTGCGTTCACCCTCGAGATTAGACCTGACGTTTCAAACCAGTGTGAAGTCTGATGTTTGCAGCTCTGATTTGGACCACATTCATGTTTCATCATGAACCTGACTTTCATCTGATCCAAGGCCACGCAAATGTAGTATGACGATGGCCGTCATCAAAACAATTTGACTGAAGAAgaaggcagcagcagaggggCCATATTGTAAATGACTAATGTCTGACACAAAAGCGGGAGGTGGACTAAAAACTTTGGGCTGTTCTGACATGAACAGCTGTCGTTTGGTCTCACTGTGCGTGTGCGGTGTTTCAGGATGGAGGTTTGTTCACACTGATGTTGGATGTGTTTCCATattaaaaacatgtctgtgatgaatcactgacagaaaaaaaggtcaaattgaACATAAAGGTCTGCAGTACTGTGGGAATGATGAACTGCACTGAACTGAACAGGACTGAAGTGTAATAGCATGCGCGCAAATAAAGTTagctgaataaaaaaatatcaagaaATAATGTGAGAAGTACTTTTGTGGAAGAAGTGGACAGAGATACTTAAAGAGCAACAACACTAAATTGTTTATGAAGGaaaaacactgctgcactgACCTCAATGCTAATTGCATatctaaatgctaacatcagcatgctaacatgctcgcaacgtcaatgctaacatgttgatgtttagcaggtgtaatgtttatcatggtcaccatcttagtttagcgtgttagcatgctaacatttgctaattagcggtaaacacaaagtacaggctgatgggaatgtcattagttttgtccAAAATCTTGgacacattttgacctgatgacggcgccaaatgaaaagtcaggggatcaccgagttattacagttcatcctgaggggaacatgaacgtctgaaccaaatttcacagcaatctcTCCAATTGTTGTCGAGATATTTTAgcctggatcaaagtggtgggccCATCGACCAACATTGCCGTCCACAGAGCCGCACTGCTAGCACGGCTGAAAATAGTAATGCTGTAATATACGGCTGACGTACCGAACTTCAGACAGACACtctgggaaaagaaaaaacgtAGTAAAGGAATCCTAAATTCTACATGTGGAGAAAATCATCACTGAACCTAATACTATCACCTACAGCACAGAAGAGCAAATACAttaagtattttatatttatatatttctatgaAGAGTGAAACCTGTAAATTTGAGCCAAATAGTGAAACTAATAACGGACATAGTCTACAGTATTTCAGAGAAGCACCTGGACTGCTTCAGCTCTGTCTGAAAGAGGCATCGGTGGCGTCGAGCCACAGAGTTCATTTACAGGATGACTTTGTGAAACGTCCACTGTGTTTACTGGATAATGGATCACAACTGTCAAACTGTCATTTAATATCACCCATGATTCCCCAAACTGCGGACACTGTGTGCTACAAGCTGCTGTGCTGACACACTCGTCTTCCTGAACTCACATCTCGtgtctttcattttatttagtttctctCACTTTCATCTGCTgacctttgtttgttttaaaccttTTACTGCACTCTGCTCAGGTTCATTTCAAGTCCAGTGTCCATTCAAACAACACggtgattattaaaaaaaaactaatagaaaacaaaattaagcaAAATAAAAGAGCAGAAGTGCCAAACTCcagcaaagaaagaaataccAGGGCTTGTGAGCTGATATAAACTCTGTTGGTGCTTCATTTATGATTCACATAACACCATATTTGGCAGTGGTGGGGAAAAAGTACTCacatcttttacttgagtaaaagtaccaatacaacgctgtaaaaacacatcaagtaaaagtcctgcattgaaaaccctacttaagtaaaagtacagaagtattatcagtaaaatgtacttaaagtatcaaatgtaaaaatactcattctgtaaaaatgttatatttctaTAATGTATATTAAATTGTTGCTAATGCATTAAGTATAACTTAATTTTCctgctgtagctgctcgaggtggagctagttttaactgctttatatacagttagctagttttaactgctgtaTGTGCGTATAtatttgaaatgtagtgaagcagaagtataaagtagcataaaagcTTTGAGAACTTTGGCGGTTGTACAAATTactaagaaaatacattaagcTGGAGATCTCAAAACCTAAACCACCAGTTTTGTCTGATTTGGTTGAAGCGACCCTTTAAACCTTTGTTCTGAAAGACAAGCAGGAGGGAAACTCTGTGAGCGTCTCCACCAAACGAATGACATTAAGACGGTTCTGGAGCTCAGCTTGTGTTTCACATAATGGATGTTCGTGTCGGACGTGTCTTCCGGCAGCTTTCCTTCCCATCTGAGAGCATTAAAGCGGAGGAAAGATGACGTTAACACAGTCTGAAGCTCCGTCAGGACGAGTCAGAGAAGCTGTTCTCAGAAAAGGTGAAAAGAAGTAAATAGAAACAGAAGTTTGTCTTATGATTTGACAAAACCTTCGTATTATGTGTCTCCTTCTGTTCATTCTGGACATTAAAAGATTCCTTGCTAACATGTCTCCAAAGAAAGAGATGTGGGATAAAATCCACAGTTCcaagtttatctgaagctaatcAAATCAAGTGAGTATCTTGTGTGAAATTCCCTCATTGTTTTGTTATCTCTATTCTGTCTCTAATCTTTATCatccagtatgaacaggaggaatgattcaaacaaaatctgtttcagtgttcacatgagactattgttttaagacagactacCAGACTGAACACAATATTAAGTTTGACGTAGTTGATTACAGTTCTGCTAATTTGCACAATGCAAAGTTAATATTAAAACGTTGTTTCAGGAAAGAAAACTTTCAGTGCTCAACATTTGTTATTCCGCTGGATTTAGTGGCCGTTAAACTACTAATAGCAGGTGAATGTCACTTAAGAACGCTGTATTGCAATAATTTACAGTTTTCAGTTTATGTGCTGTGAAACTGGAGATGTTGAGTGGAGGAGGTCAAATTCAGCTGAGGGCCccaaaaatgtttgttctgGCTGAGTGCGTCGAGGGCCTTTGCTCCAAACTAGGAGACAGGAAGTTTTCAAGACCATTTTAATACCCCGATGATACATTATGCCAACTTATTTTGAACCGGGCAGTAAAAATGTGCCCCTTTAAAAACCTTCATGAATTCCTGCTTTCTGCCTCAGCTGATGTTTCAACTGAGGAGCAATATTTAGGATTTTATGTGAATAAAAAGTATACAGAATAGAAAAACACTACGTCTTTATACTTGTTAGTGTTACTTTGGTTAAAGATGCTGTCAGGGGTTATGAGCAGACAGTTAAACCACCTCCATGTTGCATGAAGGCACTGTTTACATTATGTCAACATTACAATGaatcttattttaaaaataagcaCTCATGTCAGGTCCCGTGTCGTTTCCCAATAATGTGGTGGAAACTTTTAAAAAACGGGTTTATAAACTACAAATTctcagatgcacacacacacacacacacacacacacacaaacgttcCCCTCTTTATTTCGGGTTGAGAGAAACATCACACCCGCAGTcacagtgaaggagagagagatcagATTCGTGGCCACCTGATTAAAAATTAATCTCTGCTATTTTGGCAGACAGAACTCTCGACGTGGAGAAATAAGAAAAAGGGATTTTCTGAGCATTTAACGGATCTGACGGGACAAGAGGAAGCTTTTAGACGACAGCGAGCTCAGtcgctctctcctcctgtcagaCCTGATGAAACTGAGGCCGCACGACGCTGAGGAGGAGGAATCatttaaaacacagagagaaatgtgaaaaacatcGACTTTAACAGCTGAAACATCTCCGTTGTCAGCGCTTGTGCTCCAACAAGCAGTTAATATGGAAATCTACTTCCAGATATATAATGATTACATAATCTAAGATGAAAAGCCCTCAGATAGCTAATAATAACCTAAAGGGAGTTTCACTTTCATACTACCAGTCACTTTGATCACGATTTTTAAGGCTGTTGTGTTGGAGGGAAACTGTTTGATCTTTATTTTGACTGAGATCTGCgttattctgtattttcagtACTTTCTGACGTCTTTTTGAAGAGgtaaatcttaaaaaacacctcacaaatatataattccattaaaaaaaactgaaacagctgctcgctgtagtttttatcaaacagacaggaggaaatattgttggggactattttcagcggcggatgaatccacatgtggtgctctggtgagtgtttggggcagcaggacggtgtgtgtggggctgaggcagaataaactacagtgtgtgtgttcatggcgatgaaggaacatgtcacccagagCAACAGAGCGGcccgctgatgtgtttttaataacaaCGATGgcgctctgtggctcagaggaaggagATCcgtcaggctgtgattcacacacttGTTAGAAGATACATTCGCTGTTGGTTTCAGTCTTTTTGTGGGTTTTGATGACAATTCTAAAAATAAAGACtatcaccagacttattctAATAACACCAAACACTTCTGTTCtaatttttaatgaaacatttgtGAATCAGAAACTCGATTTCAACGTTCTTCT
It contains:
- the si:dkey-43k4.5 gene encoding potassium voltage-gated channel subfamily S member 2, translating into MVKESLPSWVHQDSDEGLVHVNVGGLKRSLCSSTLKKFPDTRLGKLLACDSEEDILQVCDDYDVQQKEFYFDRNPSLFPYVLHFYQTGKLHIMEELCVFSFSQEIEYWGINEFFLDSCCSYRYHDRKLESSRHRSWDDDSEVSSIDTSVDEISDLNRDMRHFQEVRYGNIRKCLWLTLENPGYSIPSKLFSLLSIMVVLTSIATMCINSIPEYQTFDDEGKLIEDMTTQALEVFCTCWFTFEVVMRLLLAPNRKKFFHHPLNIIDMVSVAPIYITLVFDMTVGSESELGDLGRLIQVFRLMRIFRVLKLARHSTGLRSLGATLRHSYREVGILLLYLAVGVSVFSGIAYTAEYEEDVGLDTIPACWWWGTVSMTTVGYGDVVPVTVAGKLAASGCILGGTLVVALPITIIFNKFSHFYRRQKALEASVRNNNRRKMRMSCEKEPEEDKDDEEEGSDGDSRCLDDDDTDDIEEDDIDYEDEGGVINYSYVEHSSFTSILRRKELHHL